GGCGAGCGCGTCGTCGATTTCCTGCTGCCAGTCGATCGACTGGCGCAGACGCCGCATGAGGTCCGCCACCACCACCGTCAGCCCGCGCGACTGGTACTCCTGCCGGGCTTGGGAGATGTCTTCAATGGCGGCCAGAGTAATGTCCCGCACGCAGCCTCCCTAGGCGGTCTTTCCGGCATCGGACAGCGAGAAGATATAACCTTCGCCGCGCACCGTGCGCAGGAAACGGGGGTTGGAGGGATCCGCCTCGATCTTCTTTCGCAGACGCATGATGCGGATGTCGAGCGCACGCGAATCGTCGGTTTCCTCGACGAGTCCGATCGCCTCGGCGATCGCGGAGCGGCTGAGCAACCGGTTGGCGCGGGTGAGAAAGACCTCCAGCACGTCGAATTCGCTCTTGGCCATCTCGACCATGCCGCCGCTCGGTCCCGTCACCATGCGGCCGTCGAGGTCTGCCGAAAAGCCGCCGAAGGTGACGACGCGGCGGGCAGGGCGCAGGGGACCGTCGTCGTCGGACACTGTTCCCGTAGGCGCCGGCACGCGCCGCAGGACCGAGCGCACGCGGGCCAGAAGCTCGCGCAACTCGTAGGGCTTGACGATGTAGTCGTCGGCGCCGAGCTCGAGGCCGACGATGCGGTCGATCGAGGTGCCGGAGGCAGTGGCGAAGATGATGCCGACCGGCATCTTGGAGCGCAGCCAGCGGCCGAGGGAGAGTCCGTCCTCGCCGGGCATGGAGATGTCGAGGATCGCCAGGTGGAAGGTCTGTTCCCGGGCGATCTCGCGCATGGCGGCGGCGTCGCCGACGGCCGTTACGTCATAGCCGCTCGCCGTCAGATATTCCGCGACCGCATCGCGAAGATCCGGCTCGTCGTCCACCACAACGATTTTCGATCGCACGGCGCTGTCTTCCCCGCTGGTTCCGGAAAGCAGATTGGGTGTAAACATGATGCCCGAGTCTCTCTTTATCTCTTTTTTTCGGAAGGTCCATGTCCGCCAGAGCGGTGATTGCGGTTGTCTCGGCGAGCAAGGAGACCGGCGTCCAGCTCGGCGAATACCTGCGCCGTCGCGGACACGACGTGACGATGGCGCACGAGATCTGGTCGGCGCGGCCGCTCTTTGCCGGCAAGCCTGATCTCGCTGTCGTCGATCTGCAGCTTCCCGGCGGGTCCGGCCTCGACCTCCTGCGCGACTATGGCGGGGAGGAGGGACCGTCCTTCGTCGTCGTCTCGGTCGGGCCGGCGCTGATCGAGAAGGTGATCGCCCTCGAACTCGGCGCGTCCGACGTCATCGAGGCGCCGTTCAACCTGCGCGAGGCGGCGACCCGTATCGGCGGCATCCTGACCCGGCGCGGCTTTCCAGCGCCCGACCTGCTGCCGCTCGAGAACTCGACCGTCGACCTGCGGGCGGCACTCGTCATGCACCATTCCGGCGAGGAGGAGCAGCTTTCCGCCGGCCAGGTGGCGATGCTGAAACTGTTCGCCGCCCGTCCGCATACGGTCATCAACCGCGACGACATCATCGCGGCGGCTCCGGCCGAAAGCTACGACGCCTTCGACCGGTCGATCGATTCCCGCATCGTGCGGCTGCGCCGCAAGCTCGATTCCGAGGCGATCGTCACCGTGCGCGGGGCCGGATACCGGTTCGATCCGCCGAAAGGCGCATAGGAGCGCGAAGCGGGTCTCGCCCGCAAGACGCCTTTCAGCCGATCTGCGTGCCCCGGGTTGCACCTAGCGGACCGCCGCCGTCATCGCGGAAGCAATTTCGACCGTTGGGGTGGCGAGCGCCTGCGCGCCGGAGTGATCCTTCATGAGAACGGCGCCGACGGCCACGAGGCCGAGTGCCGCCTGTCCATAGAGCAGTCCGATCAGGACCGTCGATCCGAGTTTCGAACGCATGAGCGTTTCTCCTCAAGGCCCGGCTGCGCGTGCCGCGCGAGGGCCGTTGTCTTTCATGCTCGCAGGATGCTTTGACCGTGTATCGGGACTGTGCCGCTCGAAATCGCGGTTTGTTGCCATAAGTTGCTGGGAATCCGGCTATTTCGCGCGATGAGACACAATGCTGCCGGATCGGCGCGGCGACGTTTCGAAAATGTCCGAAACGGAAACCAATTCGAAACAAAGATGAACGCGGTGTGAAATTCGCGGGATACACAGCCGCTGCAAATTCCCTCCATCCAAGCGCAGCAGACGCTAACAAGACAGATGGAGGCTCCAGTGACCGCTCTTACCGCCCGTTTCATCAACATCGCCGCGATCGCAGCAACCGGCTTCAGCCTGATGCTCGCCGCCGGCAACGCCCCAGCCGAGGCTTCGGTTTCGAACGAAGTCGTCGCCCGTGTCCAGCTCTCGACGCAGACCATGCAGGTCAGCGTCGGCGGCCGCCCCACCTATGAATGGAAGGTCTCGACCGCCGGCAAGGGCTACGTGACGCCGACCGGCTCGTGGAAGCCCTACCGCATGCACGAGATGTGGTATTCGAAGAAATACGACAACGCACCGATGCCGCATTCGGTGTTCTTCACCGGCGGCTATGCGGTGCACGCCACGCCGCACGTGAAGAATCTCGGCCGCCCGGCCTCGCATGGCTGCATCCGGCTGCACCCGACGAATGCCGAGGCGTTCTACACGCTGGTCAAGACGTTCGGCCAGCAGAACACCCGCATCGTCATCGTCCAGTAGTTTCCCCCAAGCGTGGCGCCGACGTTCCCCGGCGCCACCGCTTCGTTACCCCGGCAGGAGGCTGACCTCCACCTGCCGGGGCTTTGTCCGTCCGCGGCTACTGGCGCCGGCTCGAGCGGTAGGCGCTAGGCGAGCGGCCGAACGCGGCGCTGAAGGCGCGGCTGGCGTGAGCAGCGTCGGAGAAGCCCCAGGCGAGTGCGATGTCCGTGATCGAGCGGTGCGAGAGGCGGGGGTCGGCGAGGTCCCGCCGCATGGCGTCGAGCCGGCGCGAGCGGATATGCGTGGACACTGTGCCGCCGCTGCCTGACCACAGCATGTGCAGGTAGCGCGGCGAGATGCCGAACCGGGCGGCGATGCGCGACGGCGTGAGCTCCGGGTCGTCGAGGTTGTCCTCGATATGCCGCAGGAGACGCCTGAACAGGTCGCCGCCGGCGGGAGAGGGCGCGACGGGATCGAGCATCCGGCCGAGCAGGTCGACGAGGATGTCGGCGGCGAGTGGCGCATGCCCGACTGGAATGTCGGCGACGACTTTGGAGAGGGAGGCCAGGTGGCCGGCTGCCAGCGCCCCGAGCCCGCCGCGGCTTTCGAGCTGCCTCGCCCCGCGCGGCTCCGCAGAGGCTGCGCGGGCAAGCCGTTCGCGCGGCACGATGAGCGTGACCTTGTGCAGCGTGTCGACGATCTCGAACCGGATCGGGCGGGAGCTGTTCCACAAGAGCATGTCGCCGGGGCCGAGCGTGGCGACGACATCTGCCTGCCGCACGCGCTCGCGGCCGGAAAGCACGAGGAGAAGGCCGAAATGATCGCCCTCGGTGCGACGGATGTCCGGCGCCTCGCGAAAGCCCGACAGCGGCGCGCTGCGGCACTCGACGATGGTGCAGCCACCAAGCCCATGCCAATCAAGCCGGCAGTCGTGCGGGATACGGTCGGGCAGGTCGAGCGACCAGGGCAGGTGGACGTCGCTCAGCATGGCGCGCGTCGCTTCCGCGCGCAGCGCCTGCGGCACGTCGGTGGACCTCCAGGTACCGGCCGTCATCAAGATCCTCCCGCGCCATCCTCCCGAGGCGCGGGCGAAGATTATCGCACAACCACTTCCCTGTCGAACAAGCCGCTTCCCTCCCATGCAAGCGCGGCCGGCGCCGGCGTTGCATCAAGGCGGTCTCGAAACCTGTCACGGGAGGACACTATGCGACGCGACATCGAATTCAGGACTGAGGACGGCGTGACCCTGCGGGGCTGGCACTACAAGGCGAAGGGAGTGGATGGGCCGGCGCCGACCGTTGTCATGGCGCACGGCTTCACCGCGACGCGCGAAATCTACCTCGACAGCTTCGCCGAGGTGTTTTCGGCGGCGGGGCTTGGCGTCATCGTCTACGATCACCGCAACTTCGGCGTCAGCGACGGCAGCCCGCGCGGCCATGCCGATCCCTGGGCGCAGATCAACGGCTATCGCGACGCGATCACCTGGGCGCAGACCCAGAGCGATGTCGACCCGAATCGGATCGGCGTGTGGGGATCGAGCTATGCCGGCGGGCATGTGCTTGTCGTCGCCGCCCTCGACCGGCGGGTGAAGTGCGTCGTTTCGCAGGTGCCGCTGACCTGGGGCTTCGAAACGGCCCGGCGGCTGATCCGCGGCGACCATTGGGCCGGGCTGCGCGCCGCCTTCGACGGCGACCGCGCCGCACGCGCCCGCGGCGAGGCGGGTGCGATGATGCCGGTGACGGCGCCCGAGGGGCAACCCTGCGCGCTGCCGACGGCCGACACCTACGAGTTCTTCATCCGCTTCGCGGAGGAGCACGAGACCAACTGGAAGAACGAGGTGACGCTGCACTCGATCGAGATGTTCACCGAATACGAGCCCGCAACCTACATCGCCCGCATCGCGCCGACCCCGCTGATGGTCGTCGTCGCGTCGGGAGACCATCTGACGCCCTTCGACATGACCGCGCGGGCCTATGAGCAGGCGCTGGAACCGAAGAAGCTGGTCGTGCTGCCGGGCGGGCATTTCGAGGCCTATACGGGCGAGCCGTTCAAGATCTCGTCGGCCGCGCAGCGCGACTGGTTCAAGCAGAATCTGTGAGAGGAGAGGCCCGGGCGGGTGAGCTACATTCTCACCCGCTCTGCCTTGGGATCATAGAGCGGCCTGAGCGACGCTTCCGCCGCGAAGCGCTCGCCGGCGATTTCGATCTCGTAGGACGAGGCGAGGACGTCCGCCTCGCTCTCGCCGGCGCAGGGGACATAGCCCATGCCGATCGCGCCACCGAGGAAATGGCCGTAACTTCCCGACGTGACGGTGCCGACGATTTTGCCGTCGCGCACCAGCGCCTCGTTGTGGAAGAGGAGAGGGGCGGGATCCTTTAGGCGAAACTGGACCAAGCGGCGGTTCAATCCGGCCTCCTTTTTCCGCAGCACCGCGTCGCGGCCTAGGAAATCGCCTTTCGCCGTTTTCACCGCGAAGCCGAGGCCCGCCTCCAGCACGTGGTCTTCGTCGGTGATGTCGTGGCCGAAATGGCGGAAGGCCTTTTCGATGCGGCAGGAATCGAGCGCGTGCAGGCCGCAGAGCTTCAGCCCCAGATCCGCGCCGGCTTCTTCGATCGCCTCGAAGACGTGGGCCGCCTGGTCTGTCGAGACGTAGAGCTCCCAGCCGAGCTCGCCGACATAGGTGACGCGGTGGGCGCGGGCGAGGCCCATGCCGATCTCGATCTCCTGCCAGGTGCCGAAGGGATTTGTTCCGTTTGAGAAGTCGTTCGGGCTTATCTTCGTGATCAGGTCACGCGACTTTGGCCCCATGAGACACAGGACGCTCTCGCCCGCGGTGACGTCCGTGACGACGGCAAAGTCGTCGCCGACATGTTTTCTGAGCCAGGCGAGGTCGCGCTGCAGCGTCGCGCCGGGGACGACGAGGAAGAAGGCCGTCTCCGACAGCCTCGACACCGTTAAGTCGCTCTCGATGCCGCCCTTCGCATTCAGCATCTGGGTGTAGACGATCTTTCCCGGCGCCACGTCCATGTCGTTGGCGCAGACGCGCTGCAGGAAGGACAGCGCATCTCGACCCTCGACACGAATTTTGCCGAAGGAGGTCATGTCGAACAGGCCGACGCCGGTGCGCACCGCCATGTGCTCGTCGCGGCTGTTGTCGAACCAGTTCTGCCGCTTCCAGGAGTAGCGGTATTCGCGCTCCTGGCCGGGCTTCGCGAACCAGTTGGCGCGCTCCCAGCCGGCGACCTCGCCAAACACCGCGCCGCGCGCCTTCAAGTGTTCGTGCAGAGGGGAGCGGCGAATGCCACGGGCGGAGGCCATCTGGCGGTAGGGGAAATGGTCGGCGTAAAGCAGGCCGAGCGTTTCGGTGACGCGGTTGCGCAGGTAGGTCCGGCTCTTCTGGAACGGCTGCATCCGGCGGATATCTACCTCCCATAGGTCGAACGGCGCCTCGCCGTCGTTGATCCACTGCGCCAGCGCCATACCGGCGCCGCCGGACGAGACGATGCCGATCGAATTGTAACCCGCCGCGACCCAGTAGCCGCCAAGCTCCGGCGCCTCGCCGAGGTAGTAGCGGTCGTCGGGGGTAAAGCTCTCGGGACCGTTGAAGAAGGTGTGGATGCCGGCCGTCTCCAGCATCGGCATGCGGTTGACGCCCATGTCGAGGATCGGGGCGAAATGGTCCATATCCTCAGGCAACTGGTCGAAACAGAAGTCGTCGCGGATGCGCTGGCCGGCCGGCGGCCACGGCTTTGCAACCGGCTCGAAGGCGCCGAGCATCATCTTGCCGGCGTCCTCCTTGTAGTAGGCACACTCGTCGGGGACCCGCAGCACCGGCAGGCGGGTGAGTCCAGGGATCGGTTCCGTCACGAGATAAAAATGCTCGCAGGCGTGGAGCGGGACTGAGACGCCATTCTGGGCGCCGAGGTCGCGCGCCCACATGCCGGCGCAGTTGATCACGATGTCGGCCTCGATTGTGCCGTGTTCCTCGCCCTTCGTCCACGAAACGCCGGACACGTGGCCGTTCTTGGCGTGGACCTTGGTAACTTTGGTATTCTCCGAAATCAGTGCGCCGCGCTGGCGGGCGCCCTTGGCCAGCGCCATCGCGATGTTGGCAGGGTCGCACTGCCCATCCAGCGGCAGGTGCACCGCGCCGATGACGTCAGAGACGTTGAGATGCGGGTACATCTCCTTGACCTCGGCAGGCGAAATCTCGCGCACGTCGACGTCGAAGGCGCGTGCCACCGTCGCCTGCCGGTAGAGCTCGTGCTTGCGCTCCTCGGTCAGCGCCACCGAGATCGAGCCGACCTGGCGCATGCCGGTGGCGACACCCGTCTCGGCCTCCAGCCTGACGTAGAGGTCGGCGGAGTATTTCGCGAGCCGGGTCATGTTCTGCGAGCCGCGCAACTGGCCGATCAGGCCTGCGGCATGCCAGGTGGTGCCGGAGGTCAGTTGCTTGCGCTCAAGAAGCACCACGTCGGTCCAGCCGAGTTTCGTCAGGTGGTACGCGACCGAGCAGCCGGAGACGCCGCCGCCGATGATCACCGCGCGGGCTTTTGCGGGGAGAGCGGTCATGCAAGCCCTTTCAGGGAATGGCGCAGGATCAGCTTGTGCGGAAGCAGGACGGCGGCGAGATAGAGCCGGCCGGACCAGTGGTTGAACCAGATCCGGGTAGTGACAGCGGCGCGACCGCCCGAGAGCACGGTTTCGATCGTGAACGTGAGGTGCTTGTCGGCAAGGCCGACCTCAAGGCGGTCGGCGCTTTCGTGAACCACCGGAAGCGTCGCCATCAGGTCGCCGCCCTCCGCGCCTTCCGTGCGCAATCCGAACGGGGCGACGATGCGGTTGCGCAAGCGCAGCGCCACCCGAGCCCATGCCGGAAAGCCGTGGATCGCCTTCAGATAGGCGCTGCGTGCGTCTCGTATCTCGGGATTGATTCTTGCCACGTGCCGGTCGCTCCAGTCCGGCGCGCGGTCAGGCCGTCTGAGTTGCGGACCGTTCATACGCACTGGCTCAGCCATGCCGCAGGGTCTCCCGGCCGTGACCGGCGATGTACCGCCGCAGGCGTCTGGCCGACTCGCGCAGGACATCTTCGGGTTGGCAGAGCGAGATGCGGATGCATCCGGCGGCGGCATCGCCGAAGGAGGAGCCGGGCATGACGGCGACCTTTTCGGCATCGAGCAGCCTCCAGGCGAAGGCCTCGTCGTCAGGTTCGACCGCGCGGATGTCGAGCATGACGTACATGCCGCCTTCCGAGCCACGCACGGTGACGCCATTGATGCCGCGGATGGCGTCTAAAAACGCGAGGCGGCGCGTGTCGTAGATGCGGGCGATTTCCTCGACGCCCCAATCGTTCTCCAGCGCCTCGATCGCTGCGCGCGACACGAAGTCGGGCAGGCCGTAGGTCGAGACGAGGTTGAGGCTGATCAGCAGCGAGACGATCGGTTCAGGCCCGGTCAGCCAGCCGATGCGCCAGCCGGTCATGCCGTGGCTCTTGGACATCGAATTGATGACCAGCGTCCGCTCCGCCATTCCCGGCAGACTGCGCGGCGAGATGTGCTCGCCATGCGCGATGGTCCAGTAGACCTCGTCGGAAAGCAGCCAGAGATCGTGGCGGCGGCAGATGTCGGCGATGGCTTCGCGGCTCTTGCGCGAATAGACCGCGCCCGTCGGGTTGTTCGGCGAGTTGATCAGCATCGCCCGCGTATTAGCCTGGACCGCCTTCTCGATTGCCGCGGGGTCGGGCTGGAAGCCGTCTTCGGCATGGGCCTCGACCACGGTGAAGCCGGCGCCGGCGGCGCGGAACGTGCCGGGATAGGTGGCATAGTAGGGCGCAACGACGATGGCGTGCTGGCCCGGGTCGAGGGTCGCCTGCACGGCGGCGAAGAGTGCCGCCTGGCCGCCGGGGGTGGCGAGGATCTCGGCTGCGCTTGTCGCCACGCCGGTGCACCGTGCTGACAGCTTCGACATCGCCTCGCGAAGACGCGGCAGGCCAGGAAGCTGGGTATAGTGGTGATGGCCGGAGCGGACATATTTCACCGCCGCCTCGACCGTTTCCGACGGGGTGTCGAAATCGTGGTCGCCCACCGACAGCATGATGATGTCCTCGCCGGCCTGCTTTCTCGACATGGCGTCGAAATGCACTTCCCAGCCGTCCTTGCCGGAGGGCGTGATGCCGGAAATGCGGGAGGAGGGGTGGGGCATGTCAGGGGCGCGCGATC
The Mesorhizobium australicum genome window above contains:
- a CDS encoding response regulator, with product MRSKIVVVDDEPDLRDAVAEYLTASGYDVTAVGDAAAMREIAREQTFHLAILDISMPGEDGLSLGRWLRSKMPVGIIFATASGTSIDRIVGLELGADDYIVKPYELRELLARVRSVLRRVPAPTGTVSDDDGPLRPARRVVTFGGFSADLDGRMVTGPSGGMVEMAKSEFDVLEVFLTRANRLLSRSAIAEAIGLVEETDDSRALDIRIMRLRKKIEADPSNPRFLRTVRGEGYIFSLSDAGKTA
- a CDS encoding response regulator transcription factor, encoding MSARAVIAVVSASKETGVQLGEYLRRRGHDVTMAHEIWSARPLFAGKPDLAVVDLQLPGGSGLDLLRDYGGEEGPSFVVVSVGPALIEKVIALELGASDVIEAPFNLREAATRIGGILTRRGFPAPDLLPLENSTVDLRAALVMHHSGEEEQLSAGQVAMLKLFAARPHTVINRDDIIAAAPAESYDAFDRSIDSRIVRLRRKLDSEAIVTVRGAGYRFDPPKGA
- a CDS encoding L,D-transpeptidase; translated protein: MLAAGNAPAEASVSNEVVARVQLSTQTMQVSVGGRPTYEWKVSTAGKGYVTPTGSWKPYRMHEMWYSKKYDNAPMPHSVFFTGGYAVHATPHVKNLGRPASHGCIRLHPTNAEAFYTLVKTFGQQNTRIVIVQ
- a CDS encoding helix-turn-helix domain-containing protein; amino-acid sequence: MTAGTWRSTDVPQALRAEATRAMLSDVHLPWSLDLPDRIPHDCRLDWHGLGGCTIVECRSAPLSGFREAPDIRRTEGDHFGLLLVLSGRERVRQADVVATLGPGDMLLWNSSRPIRFEIVDTLHKVTLIVPRERLARAASAEPRGARQLESRGGLGALAAGHLASLSKVVADIPVGHAPLAADILVDLLGRMLDPVAPSPAGGDLFRRLLRHIEDNLDDPELTPSRIAARFGISPRYLHMLWSGSGGTVSTHIRSRRLDAMRRDLADPRLSHRSITDIALAWGFSDAAHASRAFSAAFGRSPSAYRSSRRQ
- a CDS encoding alpha/beta hydrolase — translated: MRRDIEFRTEDGVTLRGWHYKAKGVDGPAPTVVMAHGFTATREIYLDSFAEVFSAAGLGVIVYDHRNFGVSDGSPRGHADPWAQINGYRDAITWAQTQSDVDPNRIGVWGSSYAGGHVLVVAALDRRVKCVVSQVPLTWGFETARRLIRGDHWAGLRAAFDGDRAARARGEAGAMMPVTAPEGQPCALPTADTYEFFIRFAEEHETNWKNEVTLHSIEMFTEYEPATYIARIAPTPLMVVVASGDHLTPFDMTARAYEQALEPKKLVVLPGGHFEAYTGEPFKISSAAQRDWFKQNL
- a CDS encoding GcvT family protein; the protein is MTALPAKARAVIIGGGVSGCSVAYHLTKLGWTDVVLLERKQLTSGTTWHAAGLIGQLRGSQNMTRLAKYSADLYVRLEAETGVATGMRQVGSISVALTEERKHELYRQATVARAFDVDVREISPAEVKEMYPHLNVSDVIGAVHLPLDGQCDPANIAMALAKGARQRGALISENTKVTKVHAKNGHVSGVSWTKGEEHGTIEADIVINCAGMWARDLGAQNGVSVPLHACEHFYLVTEPIPGLTRLPVLRVPDECAYYKEDAGKMMLGAFEPVAKPWPPAGQRIRDDFCFDQLPEDMDHFAPILDMGVNRMPMLETAGIHTFFNGPESFTPDDRYYLGEAPELGGYWVAAGYNSIGIVSSGGAGMALAQWINDGEAPFDLWEVDIRRMQPFQKSRTYLRNRVTETLGLLYADHFPYRQMASARGIRRSPLHEHLKARGAVFGEVAGWERANWFAKPGQEREYRYSWKRQNWFDNSRDEHMAVRTGVGLFDMTSFGKIRVEGRDALSFLQRVCANDMDVAPGKIVYTQMLNAKGGIESDLTVSRLSETAFFLVVPGATLQRDLAWLRKHVGDDFAVVTDVTAGESVLCLMGPKSRDLITKISPNDFSNGTNPFGTWQEIEIGMGLARAHRVTYVGELGWELYVSTDQAAHVFEAIEEAGADLGLKLCGLHALDSCRIEKAFRHFGHDITDEDHVLEAGLGFAVKTAKGDFLGRDAVLRKKEAGLNRRLVQFRLKDPAPLLFHNEALVRDGKIVGTVTSGSYGHFLGGAIGMGYVPCAGESEADVLASSYEIEIAGERFAAEASLRPLYDPKAERVRM
- a CDS encoding DUF2867 domain-containing protein, yielding MAEPVRMNGPQLRRPDRAPDWSDRHVARINPEIRDARSAYLKAIHGFPAWARVALRLRNRIVAPFGLRTEGAEGGDLMATLPVVHESADRLEVGLADKHLTFTIETVLSGGRAAVTTRIWFNHWSGRLYLAAVLLPHKLILRHSLKGLA
- a CDS encoding pyridoxal phosphate-dependent aminotransferase, with the translated sequence MPHPSSRISGITPSGKDGWEVHFDAMSRKQAGEDIIMLSVGDHDFDTPSETVEAAVKYVRSGHHHYTQLPGLPRLREAMSKLSARCTGVATSAAEILATPGGQAALFAAVQATLDPGQHAIVVAPYYATYPGTFRAAGAGFTVVEAHAEDGFQPDPAAIEKAVQANTRAMLINSPNNPTGAVYSRKSREAIADICRRHDLWLLSDEVYWTIAHGEHISPRSLPGMAERTLVINSMSKSHGMTGWRIGWLTGPEPIVSLLISLNLVSTYGLPDFVSRAAIEALENDWGVEEIARIYDTRRLAFLDAIRGINGVTVRGSEGGMYVMLDIRAVEPDDEAFAWRLLDAEKVAVMPGSSFGDAAAGCIRISLCQPEDVLRESARRLRRYIAGHGRETLRHG